In one Corynebacterium bovis DSM 20582 = CIP 54.80 genomic region, the following are encoded:
- a CDS encoding AMP-binding protein: MTDQKHFPTAGPAPTVPPAPPSRDGEPGLPLTPGQMSVFLAQAADPTSTRFQCAELLVFDDRPDVAVLRATVTDCLDQIEVLQSAVTATPGDDGARLVPHPHRYEVAEPLAPDGAVDLIDWCAARIAVAPGDDADRTSGVDAPFSLSGDMLSGHDLLDLPDGRFAWLARFHHVIADGFAVHVIIRWIAECYTARVAGAASPGVADRFLSHAECLGQAAQAASSPAREADLEYWRDLQFPVSPPVLARHRPTPAPAAPGPRRTYPLATTTLSPDDHRALRTFARDHGVSEATVLAAVTGHYVAAVSGTGTSPGSDPAVLGLPVMGRPAGSRLTAVDPAVTVLPLVVEPHLRPDDSLAAVDRALAGLRRHSGCRAEDIRRVRGVTDPDRLLTGPSLNIRPFSPLFRFGDTRATLTTISTGPVTDLEFIAQSRPDSGLDLQIIGRPTWHTHDDADRHCRGVAAMIRLLVHARPRHWAEIPLRPADHPPADPPTGPSTDPPTGPSADHPPAARGSADCATPGSATSADATAAADPTTLTRLLRDARERDLADPDLRRSPGVRSPVGDLDRAERWREVDHLADHLLALGAGPGRTVGIHLRRSPASCMAVVATALTGAAWVPLNPDLPPDRLASMVETCPPDILVTDVGGGGVDTDAPVVRLDPSSPRPGTSLVTDTGASSAPGPHAASAPTSAPTSAPPRAAASPHPWDTAYVIFTSGSTGRPKGVAVPHRAIAARLSWMADLLGVDSAVPPGTTSSPTSPTAPGTASDPANPTTTRPLTQPHTVMQKTPMSFDVSVWELLLPYTHGMCQSIASDGAHRDPAVLLRELRETATTVCHFVPSALKSVLVDAGHPAPTTDPTPHAAPAPTADPTPHPAPAPTTDPTPTAGILPRLRHLVLSGEVLDAATARAAFSTFAATPPTGADAASAPTPPDPAPHAPATPPLTVHNLYGPTEAAVDVTAASFTADTLAAVTEPDGTVAVDTAVPGTRAEVVDDLGRPVPVGTPGELILGGIQLATGYVGAPATTAVAFTADPTAGGPPGARVYRTGDVATVRDDGLIVVHGRRDRQVKIRGQRLEPAEVESVITGGPVAACVAVVTTVAGEPTLAAYVVPAPGVDDATAVSVARRRAADALPGSVQPVVRAIASVPVTVNGKVDVAALPSPLEVLAGTGGDADERDSAHPPAPPGTASATERAVADTVARLLGVGSVPPTANFFDLGGNSLTAVRLATELRAVLGPGVTVAHVIAGRTPRGIVTAVTGESAYSPIVPLRLRTRDDATSPPAPSQHALPPPLFCVHPAGGLGWAYTGLLPCLPDGREVFALQSPGLTGGPRARSLREEAELHADLIAAAVAPHADANAASGPHADATPHADADADATTTPHPDATTTPHATSTPTVDLLGWSVGGVLAQETAAVLADRGIGVGRLILLDAYPAETWAALPPPTEEERLTGVLAMAGLGVGDLPDPSRVTLDAVLAAVDGRGGVFGSLPADTVRTVAEMVAHNAHLMRTHHTRRVDATLHVLTAAARDTATPANPADPHTTTPADPATPADPATPHTTAPPPPRRPPGPPVPATLDATLWRPWARRVEILPLPVDHPGMVSPTGFRAVAELLTGTPRTHVTQLTD; encoded by the coding sequence GTGACTGATCAGAAGCACTTTCCCACCGCAGGGCCCGCACCGACCGTGCCCCCGGCCCCGCCGTCCCGGGACGGTGAGCCCGGACTGCCCCTGACCCCCGGGCAGATGTCCGTGTTCCTGGCACAGGCGGCGGACCCGACCTCGACGCGCTTCCAGTGCGCTGAGCTGCTCGTGTTCGACGACCGGCCCGACGTCGCGGTACTCCGTGCCACAGTCACCGACTGCCTCGACCAGATCGAGGTCCTCCAGTCCGCGGTCACGGCGACTCCGGGTGACGACGGGGCCCGGCTGGTTCCGCACCCGCACCGCTACGAGGTCGCGGAGCCTCTGGCGCCGGATGGGGCGGTCGACCTCATCGACTGGTGTGCCGCGCGCATCGCGGTGGCCCCCGGGGACGACGCCGACCGGACGTCGGGTGTCGACGCACCGTTCTCCCTGTCCGGGGACATGCTCTCCGGCCATGACCTGCTCGACCTCCCCGACGGACGGTTCGCCTGGCTCGCCCGGTTCCACCACGTCATCGCGGACGGTTTCGCGGTCCACGTGATCATCCGCTGGATCGCGGAGTGTTACACGGCGCGGGTCGCGGGCGCCGCGTCGCCGGGTGTCGCCGACCGGTTCCTCAGCCACGCCGAGTGCCTCGGGCAGGCGGCGCAGGCGGCGTCGTCCCCGGCGCGGGAGGCAGACCTCGAATACTGGCGTGACCTGCAGTTCCCCGTGAGTCCCCCGGTGCTGGCGCGCCACCGGCCCACCCCGGCACCGGCGGCCCCGGGGCCCCGGAGGACGTACCCCCTGGCCACGACGACGCTGAGCCCGGACGACCACCGGGCGCTCCGGACGTTCGCGCGGGACCACGGCGTCTCCGAGGCGACGGTCCTCGCGGCGGTCACCGGCCACTACGTCGCCGCGGTGTCCGGCACGGGGACGTCGCCGGGATCGGACCCTGCGGTGCTCGGCCTGCCGGTGATGGGCCGGCCGGCCGGGAGTCGGCTCACCGCCGTCGACCCGGCTGTCACCGTGCTCCCGCTCGTCGTCGAGCCCCACCTGCGGCCCGACGACAGCCTCGCAGCCGTCGACCGCGCCCTCGCCGGTCTCCGCCGCCATTCGGGGTGCCGGGCCGAGGACATCCGGCGGGTACGCGGGGTGACGGATCCCGACCGCCTGCTCACGGGGCCGAGCCTGAACATCCGGCCGTTCTCTCCGCTGTTCCGGTTCGGTGACACCCGGGCGACCCTGACGACAATCTCGACGGGGCCGGTCACCGACCTGGAGTTCATCGCGCAGTCGCGCCCGGACAGTGGCCTTGACCTGCAGATCATCGGTCGCCCGACGTGGCACACCCACGATGATGCCGACCGTCACTGCCGCGGGGTGGCGGCGATGATCCGGCTTCTGGTCCACGCGCGTCCGCGCCACTGGGCCGAGATCCCGTTGCGGCCGGCCGACCACCCGCCGGCCGATCCGCCAACCGGCCCGTCAACGGATCCGCCAACCGGTCCGTCGGCCGACCACCCGCCGGCCGCCCGCGGTTCCGCGGACTGCGCCACCCCCGGCAGCGCCACCTCCGCCGACGCCACCGCTGCCGCCGACCCCACGACGCTCACCCGGCTCCTGCGCGACGCCCGGGAGCGCGACCTGGCCGACCCGGATCTCCGCCGGTCACCGGGGGTCCGCAGCCCGGTCGGGGACCTCGACCGCGCGGAACGGTGGCGGGAGGTCGACCACCTCGCGGACCACCTCCTGGCCCTCGGCGCGGGGCCCGGACGGACGGTCGGCATCCACCTCCGGCGCAGTCCGGCGTCGTGCATGGCTGTCGTCGCGACGGCGCTCACGGGCGCGGCGTGGGTTCCGCTGAACCCGGACCTCCCGCCGGACCGGCTCGCGTCGATGGTCGAGACCTGCCCGCCGGACATCCTCGTCACGGACGTCGGCGGCGGAGGCGTGGACACGGACGCGCCGGTCGTGCGGCTCGACCCGTCGTCCCCCCGACCCGGAACATCCCTGGTCACAGACACCGGAGCATCGTCCGCCCCAGGCCCCCACGCGGCCTCCGCGCCGACGTCCGCGCCGACCTCCGCGCCGCCCCGCGCGGCGGCGTCGCCGCATCCGTGGGACACCGCGTACGTCATCTTCACGTCGGGCTCGACGGGCCGACCGAAGGGTGTCGCCGTCCCGCACCGCGCGATCGCCGCGCGACTGTCGTGGATGGCGGATCTCCTCGGGGTGGATTCCGCCGTCCCGCCCGGCACGACCTCAAGCCCCACGAGCCCGACCGCGCCCGGCACGGCTTCAGACCCCGCCAACCCCACCACCACCCGGCCACTGACACAGCCGCACACCGTGATGCAGAAGACACCCATGTCCTTCGACGTCTCCGTGTGGGAGCTCCTGCTGCCGTACACCCACGGCATGTGCCAGTCGATCGCGTCGGACGGCGCGCACCGGGACCCGGCGGTGCTGCTCCGCGAACTCCGGGAGACGGCCACTACGGTGTGCCACTTTGTCCCGAGTGCGCTGAAGAGTGTCCTCGTCGACGCCGGCCACCCCGCGCCCACCACGGACCCCACGCCACACGCCGCCCCCGCGCCCACCGCGGACCCCACGCCACACCCCGCCCCCGCGCCCACCACGGACCCCACGCCCACGGCGGGCATCCTTCCGCGGCTGCGCCACCTCGTCCTGTCGGGGGAGGTTCTCGACGCCGCCACCGCGCGGGCCGCCTTCTCCACATTCGCCGCTACCCCGCCGACCGGCGCAGACGCCGCCTCCGCTCCCACACCCCCGGACCCCGCACCCCACGCTCCCGCCACCCCGCCGCTCACCGTCCACAACCTCTACGGCCCGACGGAGGCCGCCGTCGACGTCACCGCCGCGTCCTTCACGGCGGACACCCTCGCCGCCGTGACGGAGCCGGACGGCACGGTCGCCGTGGACACGGCCGTGCCCGGGACCCGCGCGGAGGTGGTGGACGATCTCGGTCGCCCCGTCCCCGTCGGGACGCCGGGGGAGCTCATCCTCGGCGGGATCCAGTTGGCCACGGGGTACGTCGGCGCCCCGGCGACCACCGCCGTGGCGTTCACCGCCGATCCCACGGCCGGCGGCCCGCCCGGCGCGCGCGTGTACCGCACGGGTGACGTCGCGACGGTGCGCGACGACGGCCTCATCGTCGTCCACGGGCGGCGGGACAGGCAGGTGAAGATCAGGGGGCAGCGCCTCGAACCCGCCGAGGTCGAGTCCGTCATCACCGGCGGTCCCGTCGCCGCGTGCGTGGCGGTCGTGACCACGGTGGCGGGTGAGCCGACGTTGGCGGCGTACGTCGTCCCCGCGCCGGGGGTGGACGACGCGACCGCCGTGTCCGTCGCCCGGCGTCGGGCCGCGGACGCCCTGCCGGGGTCGGTGCAGCCGGTGGTGCGCGCGATCGCGTCGGTCCCGGTGACGGTCAACGGCAAGGTCGATGTCGCCGCCCTGCCCTCCCCGCTCGAGGTTCTCGCCGGCACCGGCGGGGACGCCGACGAGCGGGACAGCGCTCACCCGCCCGCGCCGCCCGGGACGGCGAGCGCGACGGAGCGCGCGGTGGCGGACACCGTCGCCCGCCTGCTGGGCGTCGGGTCCGTGCCGCCGACGGCGAACTTCTTCGACCTCGGCGGCAACTCGCTCACGGCGGTGCGCCTGGCGACGGAGCTGCGCGCGGTGCTCGGCCCCGGCGTGACCGTCGCCCACGTCATCGCGGGCCGCACCCCCAGAGGGATCGTGACAGCGGTCACGGGGGAGTCCGCCTACTCGCCGATCGTGCCACTCCGGCTCCGGACCAGGGACGACGCCACCTCTCCCCCGGCACCGTCACAGCACGCCCTGCCGCCGCCGTTGTTCTGCGTCCATCCGGCGGGTGGGCTGGGCTGGGCGTACACCGGCCTGCTGCCGTGTCTGCCGGACGGGCGCGAGGTGTTCGCGCTCCAGTCGCCGGGGCTCACGGGCGGGCCGCGTGCGCGGTCGCTGCGGGAGGAGGCGGAGCTCCACGCCGACCTCATCGCTGCTGCGGTCGCGCCCCACGCCGACGCCAACGCCGCCTCCGGGCCCCACGCCGACGCCACGCCCCACGCCGACGCCGACGCCGACGCCACCACCACGCCCCACCCCGACGCCACCACCACGCCCCACGCCACCTCCACGCCGACGGTCGACCTGCTCGGCTGGTCGGTCGGCGGGGTGCTCGCCCAGGAGACGGCGGCGGTCCTCGCCGACCGGGGGATCGGGGTGGGCCGGCTGATCCTCCTCGACGCCTACCCGGCGGAGACGTGGGCGGCCCTGCCTCCGCCGACGGAGGAGGAGCGTCTCACCGGCGTGCTGGCCATGGCGGGGCTCGGCGTCGGGGATCTGCCGGACCCGTCGCGGGTCACGCTCGACGCGGTCCTCGCGGCGGTCGACGGGCGTGGCGGCGTCTTCGGGTCGCTGCCCGCGGACACCGTGCGGACGGTCGCGGAGATGGTGGCACACAACGCCCACCTCATGCGCACGCACCACACGAGGAGGGTCGACGCCACCCTCCACGTCCTCACCGCCGCAGCCCGTGACACCGCCACCCCGGCCAACCCGGCCGACCCGCACACCACCACCCCGGCCGACCCGGCAACCCCGGCCGACCCCGCCACACCGCACACCACCGCCCCGCCGCCCCCGCGCCGTCCGCCCGGCCCGCCCGTCCCGGCGACCCTCGACGCCACGTTGTGGCGGCCGTGGGCGCGCCGCGTCGAGATCCTGCCCCTGCCCGTCGACCACCCGGGGATGGTCTCGCCGACGGGGTTCCGGGCCGTCGCCGAGCTGCTCACGGGCACCCCCCGCACGCACGTGACACAGTTGACAGACTGA
- the metE gene encoding 5-methyltetrahydropteroyltriglutamate--homocysteine S-methyltransferase — MTSSTNRPLTDPITATVAGVPRIGPRRELKKALETYWKDPSTGRALATTATRLVNQLSDGLTAAGLDSVPSIGRSFYDSMLDTSALLGALPARVADVPDHENDGLPVYIDRLFAAARGTKDLPASAMTKWFDTNYHYIVPELAADTEFRLDDAALLADIADQATRGTAVRPVLIGPLTYLALARTTDGSDALDHLEDVVEAYIRLLPRLADRLGAGASADAPAADADTDAADSTPGVWVQFDEPFLVTDVSTDDARREDLLSRTRAGYERLAAAAEAAGLSLLVQTYFGDGDLAVKTLSGTGVAAFGVDLVTGRTDERYTEQTDVADRDLLPSWTGEELLLAGVVDGRNIWRTDLGRALDTLRALDARGPVGVSTSSSLLHVPYSLAQETSLDDDPELRSWLAFGEEKVAEVAVLSRLLRGEATDADREAVEESARAVESRRRSPRTNKDAVRERTDHITDADRSRSPFAARHAAQQERLNLPPLPTTTIGSFPQTTQIRQARAKLRKGDITQEQYDQAMRDEIADVIRRQEELGLDVLVHGEPERNDMVQYFSEQLEGYHSTDLAWVQSYGSRCVRPPILFGDVERPEPMTVSWFREAQKLTDKPVKGMLTGPVTMLAWSFVRDDQPLGATADQVALTLRDEISDLADAGAAIIQVDEPAIRELLPLRRSQQPAYLRWAVGAFRLATGGAADDTQIHTHMCYSEFNELIGTVGDLDADVTSIEAARSGMQVLGALRDSGFELGVGPGVWDIHSPRVPEQSEVDALVASALDSVPPEQLWINPDCGLKTRGWEETTASIRVLVQAARTAREKVGS; from the coding sequence ATGACCAGTTCGACGAACCGTCCGCTCACGGACCCGATCACCGCCACGGTCGCCGGGGTTCCGCGCATCGGCCCCCGGCGCGAGCTCAAGAAGGCGCTGGAAACGTACTGGAAGGACCCGTCGACCGGGCGTGCCCTCGCCACGACGGCCACCCGGCTCGTCAACCAGCTGTCCGACGGCCTCACCGCTGCCGGGCTGGATTCCGTGCCCTCGATCGGCCGGAGCTTCTACGACTCGATGCTGGACACGAGCGCGCTCCTGGGTGCGCTGCCGGCCCGCGTCGCCGACGTGCCCGACCACGAGAACGACGGCCTCCCCGTCTACATCGACCGCCTCTTCGCCGCCGCGCGCGGCACGAAGGACCTCCCGGCCTCGGCGATGACCAAGTGGTTCGACACGAACTACCACTACATCGTCCCGGAGCTCGCGGCGGACACGGAGTTCCGGCTCGACGACGCCGCCCTGCTCGCGGACATCGCCGACCAGGCGACCCGCGGGACGGCGGTCCGCCCCGTGCTCATCGGCCCGCTGACGTACCTGGCCCTCGCGCGGACGACCGACGGGTCGGATGCGCTGGACCACCTCGAGGACGTCGTCGAGGCCTACATCCGGCTCCTGCCGCGCCTCGCGGACCGCCTCGGTGCCGGCGCCTCCGCCGACGCCCCGGCCGCCGACGCCGACACCGACGCCGCCGACTCCACCCCCGGGGTGTGGGTGCAGTTCGACGAGCCCTTCCTCGTCACCGACGTCTCCACCGACGACGCCCGCCGCGAGGACCTCCTCTCCCGCACCCGCGCGGGCTACGAGCGGCTCGCCGCGGCCGCCGAGGCCGCGGGCCTGTCCCTCCTCGTCCAGACGTACTTCGGCGACGGCGACCTCGCCGTGAAGACCCTGTCGGGCACGGGTGTCGCGGCGTTCGGCGTCGACCTCGTCACGGGCAGGACCGACGAGCGCTACACCGAGCAGACCGACGTCGCCGACCGCGACCTCCTCCCCTCCTGGACGGGTGAGGAGCTGCTGCTCGCGGGCGTCGTCGACGGCCGCAACATCTGGCGCACCGACCTCGGCCGCGCCCTGGACACCCTCCGCGCGCTCGACGCCCGCGGCCCGGTCGGGGTCTCGACGTCGTCGTCGCTGCTCCACGTCCCCTACTCCCTCGCCCAGGAGACCTCCCTCGACGACGACCCGGAGCTCCGCTCCTGGCTGGCGTTCGGCGAGGAGAAGGTCGCCGAGGTCGCGGTGCTCTCCCGCCTGCTGCGCGGCGAGGCGACGGACGCGGACCGTGAGGCCGTCGAGGAGTCGGCCCGGGCCGTGGAGTCCCGTCGTCGGTCCCCGCGGACGAACAAGGACGCCGTCCGCGAGCGCACCGACCACATCACCGACGCGGACCGCAGCCGCTCCCCCTTCGCCGCCCGGCACGCCGCCCAGCAGGAGCGCCTCAACCTCCCGCCGCTGCCGACGACGACGATCGGCTCGTTCCCGCAGACGACGCAGATCCGGCAGGCCCGCGCGAAGCTCCGCAAGGGCGACATCACGCAGGAGCAGTACGACCAGGCGATGCGCGACGAGATCGCCGACGTCATCCGCCGCCAGGAGGAGCTCGGCCTCGACGTGCTCGTCCACGGCGAGCCGGAGCGCAACGACATGGTGCAGTACTTCTCCGAGCAGCTCGAGGGCTACCACTCCACCGACCTCGCGTGGGTGCAGTCCTACGGTTCCCGGTGCGTCCGCCCGCCGATCCTCTTCGGCGACGTCGAGCGCCCCGAGCCGATGACCGTCAGCTGGTTCCGGGAGGCGCAGAAGCTCACCGACAAGCCGGTGAAGGGCATGCTCACCGGCCCGGTGACGATGCTCGCGTGGTCATTCGTCCGCGACGACCAGCCGCTCGGCGCGACGGCCGACCAGGTGGCCCTCACCCTGCGCGACGAGATCTCCGACCTCGCCGACGCCGGGGCGGCGATCATCCAGGTCGATGAGCCGGCGATCCGTGAGCTCCTGCCGCTGCGCCGGTCGCAGCAGCCCGCGTACCTGCGCTGGGCGGTCGGCGCGTTCCGCCTCGCCACCGGCGGCGCCGCGGACGACACCCAGATCCACACCCACATGTGCTACTCCGAGTTCAACGAGCTCATCGGCACGGTCGGGGACCTCGACGCCGACGTCACCTCCATCGAGGCCGCGCGGTCCGGCATGCAGGTCCTCGGGGCCCTGCGGGACAGCGGCTTCGAGCTGGGTGTCGGCCCGGGTGTGTGGGACATCCACTCGCCGCGCGTCCCGGAGCAGTCGGAGGTCGACGCGTTGGTCGCCTCCGCGCTGGACTCCGTCCCCCCGGAGCAGCTGTGGATCAACCCGGACTGCGGTCTGAAGACCCGTGGCTGGGAGGAGACCACCGCGAGCATCCGCGTGCTGGTCCAGGCGGCCCGCACCGCCCGGGAGAAGGTCGGCTCCTAG